One region of Candidatus Poribacteria bacterium genomic DNA includes:
- a CDS encoding N-6 DNA methylase produces the protein MPQLNLKPTHKAIRDYYTTLQQYDQHDIRHEGAVSNPFAFLLDACAKQTDATLVPQYSMRTPKGNRIVLDGVILDAYGLPFAYWEAKDMDDNLHRAVHQKRDAGYPFDNILFQTPRRGILYQNEEQVFDVDITDPTRLIAALQHLFAAPPVALENWHAAVAEFKEKVPALGRRLAELIAEQHETNARFVAAFTDFYEQCRAAINPNLSAAAVEEMLIQHLLTERIFRTIFDNPDFTRRNIIAREIENVIEILIQNAFSRDEFLTPLNPFYTAIENAATLCKDFTQKQHFLNTVYEQFFQGFSVEVADTHGIVYTPQPIVNFMVNSVEHILETEFNRSLSDTDVHIIDPFVGTGNFIVRLMQDIQGPMLEEKYKNELHCNEILLLPYYIASLNIEHEFFQRTRTYRPFEGIALADTFELLEEQQVRLFTQENTERVKRQKAADMFVVIGNPPYNVGQANENDNNKNRKYPMMDKLIEETYVQDSTAQLKNKLYDPYVKAILWASKRIGEEGVVAFVTNNGFLDGTAFDGMRKHLAQDFTKIYHIDLKGNARTSGERRRKEGGNVFDDQIRVGVGISFFIKKAETTSEMIEVWLYSVDDYLKAREKQKFLGDFGDYTNVPMKQVTVDAKHTWLTESLHAEFDTFIPMCGKGVRDEPANVIFKTYSLGVSTNRDTWAYNFNQSTLNRNIQQMIETYNTEVARWTQRTNWDISVDTFVMSDETKIKWSSGLKNKLKGGKVAHFLPEKIRAAHYRPFTKLSLYFDPRMMTERAAVFPSIYPTPDTESENRAICVSGIGSNKPFQSLMVDVIPDLHLTGDSQCFPFYTYDEDGTNQQENITDWALAQFRDHYGDDTITKWDIFHYNYAVLHHPDYREKYQANLKRDLPHIPFVEDFWGFANAGAALADLHVNYESVPKYDQLKYIETPGLPIDWRVEKMKLSKDKTQLKYNDYLVVDGLPVETYDYRLGNRSALEWVVDQYRVKTDKRSGIVNDPNRTNQPRYIVDLIARVINVSVKTVELVKNLPAL, from the coding sequence ATGCCACAACTGAATCTTAAACCCACTCATAAAGCAATTCGGGACTATTATACCACGCTTCAGCAATATGACCAGCATGACATCAGACACGAAGGTGCGGTTAGTAACCCTTTCGCCTTTTTACTTGATGCATGTGCAAAGCAGACGGATGCTACTCTCGTTCCTCAATACTCTATGCGTACCCCAAAGGGCAATCGTATTGTTCTTGACGGCGTGATACTCGACGCTTACGGGCTCCCATTCGCTTACTGGGAAGCTAAGGATATGGACGATAATCTCCACAGAGCCGTACATCAGAAACGGGATGCAGGCTATCCGTTCGACAACATCCTCTTCCAAACCCCGCGGCGCGGTATTCTCTATCAGAACGAAGAGCAGGTCTTTGACGTAGACATCACCGACCCGACCCGCTTGATTGCGGCACTCCAACACCTCTTCGCTGCGCCTCCAGTTGCACTTGAAAACTGGCACGCGGCTGTCGCTGAATTCAAAGAGAAGGTTCCTGCCCTCGGTAGAAGGCTTGCGGAATTGATAGCGGAACAGCACGAGACGAACGCTCGATTTGTCGCTGCTTTTACTGACTTTTATGAACAGTGCCGTGCTGCAATCAATCCTAATCTCTCTGCGGCTGCGGTTGAGGAGATGCTTATCCAACATTTGCTGACGGAGCGCATTTTTCGGACGATCTTCGACAACCCGGATTTCACCCGCCGAAATATCATCGCGCGGGAGATTGAAAACGTCATTGAGATCCTCATCCAAAACGCCTTTAGTCGTGACGAATTCCTCACGCCGCTGAACCCGTTCTATACCGCTATTGAAAACGCCGCAACCCTCTGCAAAGACTTCACCCAAAAACAACACTTCCTCAACACAGTCTATGAGCAGTTTTTTCAGGGCTTCTCTGTGGAAGTGGCAGACACGCACGGCATCGTCTACACCCCGCAACCGATTGTTAATTTCATGGTGAACAGCGTTGAACACATACTCGAAACCGAGTTCAACCGGTCGCTGTCGGATACCGATGTCCACATCATTGATCCGTTTGTCGGTACGGGCAACTTCATCGTCCGACTGATGCAAGACATCCAAGGTCCAATGTTGGAGGAAAAGTATAAAAATGAACTGCATTGCAATGAGATTCTGCTGCTGCCCTACTACATTGCAAGTCTGAACATTGAGCACGAATTCTTTCAACGTACGCGGACGTATCGACCGTTTGAAGGGATCGCACTTGCGGATACCTTCGAGCTGCTTGAGGAACAGCAGGTAAGGCTTTTCACGCAGGAGAACACAGAACGCGTCAAGCGACAGAAGGCAGCGGATATGTTCGTCGTCATCGGCAATCCGCCTTACAACGTTGGACAGGCGAACGAGAACGATAATAACAAGAATCGGAAGTATCCGATGATGGACAAACTGATTGAGGAGACGTATGTACAAGACTCCACAGCGCAGTTAAAAAATAAGTTGTACGATCCGTATGTAAAGGCTATATTATGGGCATCTAAGCGGATTGGAGAGGAGGGCGTTGTCGCATTTGTGACGAATAACGGTTTTCTTGATGGGACAGCATTTGACGGGATGCGGAAGCACCTTGCACAAGATTTTACCAAGATTTATCACATTGATCTCAAGGGAAACGCACGTACCTCTGGCGAGCGTCGTCGTAAAGAAGGTGGTAACGTTTTTGATGACCAGATTCGGGTTGGTGTCGGAATCAGTTTTTTTATCAAGAAGGCAGAAACGACATCAGAGATGATAGAGGTTTGGCTCTATTCGGTTGACGATTATCTTAAAGCGCGCGAGAAACAGAAATTTTTGGGGGACTTCGGGGATTATACGAATGTACCTATGAAACAGGTAACAGTTGATGCAAAGCATACATGGCTCACCGAAAGTCTACACGCCGAATTTGACACTTTTATCCCAATGTGCGGCAAGGGTGTAAGAGATGAACCAGCGAATGTAATTTTCAAAACCTATAGTCTCGGCGTGTCAACGAATCGCGATACATGGGCTTACAATTTCAATCAAAGCACTCTTAATCGGAATATCCAACAGATGATTGAAACTTACAATACAGAAGTCGCGCGATGGACGCAACGAACAAACTGGGATATAAGCGTTGATACTTTTGTCATGTCTGACGAGACAAAAATCAAATGGAGTTCGGGCTTAAAAAACAAGTTGAAAGGCGGAAAAGTTGCTCATTTTTTACCAGAAAAAATAAGAGCGGCACACTACCGTCCATTTACCAAATTGAGCCTCTACTTTGATCCCAGAATGATGACAGAGCGCGCAGCCGTTTTTCCATCTATCTATCCAACGCCTGATACAGAATCAGAAAATCGGGCAATCTGTGTCAGCGGCATTGGAAGTAACAAACCTTTCCAATCGTTGATGGTTGATGTCATTCCAGACCTCCATCTTACTGGTGATTCCCAATGCTTCCCGTTCTATACCTATGACGAAGACGGTACGAACCAACAAGAGAACATCACCGACTGGGCATTGGCACAGTTCCGAGATCACTATGGCGATGACACCATCACCAAGTGGGACATTTTTCACTACAATTACGCTGTTCTGCACCACCCCGACTATCGCGAAAAGTATCAGGCGAACCTCAAGCGTGACCTCCCGCATATTCCATTTGTAGAAGATTTCTGGGGTTTTGCCAACGCGGGCGCGGCATTGGCAGACCTCCACGTCAACTACGAATCGGTTCCGAAGTACGACCAACTGAAATATATCGAAACGCCGGGGCTGCCGATAGACTGGCGCGTTGAGAAGATGAAATTATCTAAAGACAAGACGCAGCTAAAATACAATGACTACTTGGTGGTGGATGGCCTCCCTGTCGAAACGTATGACTATCGGTTAGGAAACCGTTCTGCGTTGGAGTGGGTCGTCGACCAATATCGTGTTAAAACAGACAAACGGAGCGGGATTGTGAACGATCCGAACCGTACCAATCAACCGCGATATATTGTAGATTTGATTGCGCGTGTTATTAATGTGAGCGTAAAGACGGTGGAGCTTGTTAAGAACTTACCCGCGTTGTAA
- a CDS encoding sugar phosphate isomerase/epimerase, with amino-acid sequence MFKLGVINDEVSQDFATVVNFVKEFNLHSIEIRSVWDKLPHELTDTDIEEMKRLLDGTDIEIIGVASPFFKCDMDNAAERKEHLGILEGCIRTAKAFDTNLIRTFVFWDTGETEARWDEIIASYDEPRRMIDGEGIVLGMENESTTSLRTAKLTAEFIEQIDSPNIRGIWDPANEAHAKGGETPYPDAYNRMKSTMIHAHLKDADANPDTGEIESVPVGDGIIDWEGQLQAFIDDGYEGHLTLETHWRPSLKIDDAILNRPAGQAFSEAGEEASRICIEKLLAMMENLKQ; translated from the coding sequence ATGTTTAAACTCGGCGTTATCAACGACGAAGTTTCACAAGACTTCGCTACTGTTGTCAATTTTGTGAAGGAATTCAATCTACACTCTATCGAAATTCGCTCGGTCTGGGATAAACTGCCACATGAACTTACTGACACCGACATTGAGGAAATGAAACGCCTGCTCGATGGCACTGACATTGAGATTATCGGTGTTGCTTCACCGTTCTTTAAATGCGATATGGACAATGCTGCGGAGCGGAAAGAGCATCTCGGTATATTGGAGGGGTGCATCCGAACGGCAAAGGCGTTTGACACCAATCTCATTCGGACCTTCGTCTTTTGGGATACCGGTGAAACGGAGGCGCGATGGGATGAGATTATTGCTTCCTACGATGAACCGCGCAGGATGATAGATGGTGAAGGCATTGTGCTCGGCATGGAAAACGAATCTACCACCTCGCTCCGCACTGCCAAACTCACAGCAGAGTTTATCGAACAGATTGATTCGCCGAATATCCGCGGCATCTGGGATCCCGCCAATGAGGCACACGCAAAGGGGGGCGAAACCCCGTATCCCGATGCTTACAATCGTATGAAATCAACGATGATCCACGCGCACCTCAAGGACGCGGATGCGAATCCCGACACAGGCGAAATAGAATCTGTGCCCGTCGGCGATGGTATAATTGACTGGGAAGGGCAGCTGCAAGCCTTCATTGATGATGGATATGAGGGACATCTCACCCTTGAGACGCATTGGCGACCCTCACTTAAAATTGACGATGCCATCCTCAACCGTCCAGCAGGACAAGCGTTCTCTGAAGCTGGTGAGGAAGCCTCGCGCATCTGTATCGAAAAGTTATTGGCGATGATGGAAAACTTAAAGCAATAG
- a CDS encoding mandelate racemase/muconate lactonizing enzyme family protein codes for MKIKAVRTSLYDIPPQVERVDAIQTFVSMEFPFIEIEDADGVVGIGFSYTIGKGGEAIKQIMDAYLTPILLEEDASNIDRIWNRMWMDTHWVGRGGIVTLGMAAVDIALWDLMAKRAELPLYQLLGGARPAVPVYNTDGGWLHLSEDELVRQSVAFVEQGFKGIKIKVGRDSLHEDVARIFAVRKAIGQEPYLMIDANMKWNAREAIQLACRVEEAGLFWFEEPIEADDVDSHVNLREKTTIPIAVGETIYNKYVFKEYIAQGAADILQPDAVRVGGISEWMKVAHTAECFGLSVSPHFLMDLHVHLSAAVPHSLFVEYIPSLDPVLDDTLQLKDGHFSPPERPGHGILFNKQKLAAYQIS; via the coding sequence ATGAAAATTAAAGCAGTTCGTACATCTCTTTACGATATCCCACCCCAAGTGGAGCGCGTCGATGCCATCCAAACTTTTGTCTCTATGGAGTTCCCTTTCATTGAGATTGAAGACGCAGATGGAGTCGTAGGCATTGGGTTTTCCTATACCATCGGCAAAGGTGGAGAAGCGATTAAACAGATTATGGATGCCTACCTCACGCCCATCCTCCTTGAAGAGGATGCCTCCAACATTGACCGGATTTGGAATCGGATGTGGATGGACACACACTGGGTCGGCAGAGGTGGTATCGTCACTTTAGGTATGGCAGCGGTGGACATTGCTCTCTGGGACCTCATGGCAAAACGTGCCGAATTGCCCCTCTATCAGCTCCTCGGTGGTGCGAGACCTGCCGTTCCCGTCTACAACACGGATGGTGGTTGGCTGCACCTTTCTGAAGATGAACTTGTCAGGCAATCTGTAGCGTTTGTTGAGCAGGGTTTCAAGGGTATCAAGATTAAAGTGGGACGCGATAGCCTTCACGAAGATGTGGCACGCATCTTCGCGGTCAGGAAAGCGATTGGGCAGGAACCCTATCTTATGATTGATGCCAATATGAAGTGGAACGCCCGCGAAGCCATTCAACTTGCATGTCGTGTTGAGGAAGCGGGTCTCTTCTGGTTTGAGGAACCGATCGAAGCGGACGATGTGGATAGCCACGTGAACTTACGAGAGAAAACGACGATTCCGATCGCTGTTGGTGAGACGATTTATAATAAGTATGTTTTTAAGGAATACATCGCACAAGGCGCAGCGGACATCCTTCAGCCAGATGCAGTCCGTGTCGGTGGTATCTCTGAGTGGATGAAGGTTGCGCATACGGCAGAGTGCTTCGGACTTTCGGTCTCTCCGCATTTCTTGATGGATCTTCACGTGCATCTCTCTGCAGCGGTGCCGCACTCGCTTTTTGTGGAATATATTCCGTCGCTGGATCCGGTGCTTGATGACACCTTGCAGCTCAAGGATGGACACTTCTCGCCACCTGAACGTCCGGGGCACGGGATTCTGTTCAACAAGCAGAAACTGGCAGCGTATCAAATATCGTAG
- a CDS encoding SDR family NAD(P)-dependent oxidoreductase encodes MKLENRIAIITGGGRGIGRSTALAFAKEGADVVLAARTDTEINAVAEEVKQLGRQALAIKTDIQLKADVDAMVAQTLDTFGKVDILVNNAGVAIHNPIPKIREEDWDLTMAVNLKGVFLGTQAVFSHLCEQKYGHIVNVSSVSGKFGHVNGGAYCASKFAVIGFTETTNNEGRPHGVKASVVCPGPVDTKMRRDNHPDDVIEHLTLPEDVADLILFLVTQPPRAHTLETVIRTPLM; translated from the coding sequence GTGAAACTTGAAAACCGTATCGCGATTATCACAGGAGGTGGGCGCGGGATCGGTCGCTCAACCGCCTTAGCATTTGCCAAAGAAGGTGCTGATGTCGTCCTTGCCGCACGGACAGATACCGAGATAAATGCTGTCGCCGAAGAGGTGAAGCAGCTCGGCAGACAGGCACTCGCCATTAAAACCGATATTCAGTTGAAAGCCGATGTTGATGCGATGGTTGCTCAGACGCTTGACACCTTCGGCAAGGTGGACATTCTCGTTAACAACGCAGGCGTGGCGATCCACAACCCAATTCCAAAGATTCGGGAAGAGGACTGGGACCTGACAATGGCAGTCAATCTCAAGGGTGTATTTCTCGGTACGCAAGCCGTTTTCAGCCATTTATGTGAACAGAAGTATGGACATATCGTCAATGTTTCTTCGGTCTCCGGTAAATTTGGGCATGTCAACGGCGGCGCGTATTGTGCCTCCAAATTTGCCGTTATCGGTTTCACTGAGACAACGAACAATGAAGGTAGACCACACGGCGTGAAAGCCTCGGTTGTTTGTCCAGGTCCTGTAGACACCAAGATGCGTCGTGATAACCACCCAGATGACGTGATTGAACATCTCACACTTCCAGAGGATGTGGCAGACTTAATTCTGTTTCTGGTGACACAGCCACCCCGTGCGCATACACTTGAAACTGTTATCCGAACGCCTTTGATGTAA
- a CDS encoding TatD family hydrolase translates to MFIDSHAHIQLSQFNQDREAVLKRAEEADVSNILVIGFDMETSLGAVKLAEKHTHIYATVGMHPHDAKDLTPDVLKTFRELATHPKVLALGEMGLDYYRNLSPRPLQKEAFEQQLDLAEELQLPIVIHNRDAYMDILPILETRQGRIQGVLHCFTGDVALMHRSLAIGFHIGIGGIVTYPNAKDIQAVAREVPEDRLLIETDCPWLAPQFRRGKRNEPAYVRAVAEKIADLRNTSIEAIGEITTKNFQDLFTC, encoded by the coding sequence ATGTTTATTGATTCGCATGCGCACATTCAACTCTCCCAATTCAATCAAGATCGCGAAGCAGTGCTAAAGCGCGCGGAAGAAGCCGATGTTTCCAACATCCTCGTCATAGGGTTTGATATGGAGACGAGCTTGGGTGCTGTGAAATTGGCGGAGAAACACACGCATATCTATGCCACCGTCGGGATGCATCCGCATGATGCAAAAGACCTGACCCCCGACGTGCTAAAAACGTTTCGTGAACTCGCCACACATCCGAAAGTCCTTGCGCTCGGCGAAATGGGATTGGATTACTACCGCAACCTCTCGCCGCGTCCGTTACAAAAAGAGGCGTTTGAACAACAGTTGGACCTCGCCGAAGAGCTGCAGCTGCCTATTGTTATCCACAACCGCGATGCCTACATGGACATTTTACCTATTTTAGAGACACGGCAGGGGCGGATCCAAGGTGTGCTGCACTGCTTTACCGGTGATGTAGCGTTGATGCATAGAAGCCTTGCGATCGGATTCCATATCGGTATCGGTGGAATTGTGACCTATCCGAATGCCAAGGATATCCAAGCCGTCGCGCGGGAAGTACCTGAGGATCGACTGCTGATAGAGACCGATTGTCCATGGCTTGCTCCCCAATTCCGACGTGGCAAACGGAATGAACCGGCTTATGTCCGCGCTGTGGCGGAAAAGATTGCAGATCTTCGTAATACTTCCATAGAAGCAATCGGCGAGATAACGACGAAAAATTTTCAGGATCTCTTTACATGTTAG